One Cuculus canorus isolate bCucCan1 chromosome 1, bCucCan1.pri, whole genome shotgun sequence DNA segment encodes these proteins:
- the LOC104056007 gene encoding OX-2 membrane glycoprotein isoform X1: protein MDQSFACLAEGAAKMMVACLLLSSIWTIASGSVKVMHRKVQSVQVGGNVTISCQSVMKEDVLQVTWQKETDGPEDNIATYSKMNGQKIAKGYVGHVSFAHSELQASAISLRGVTLQDEGCYKCIFNTFPLGAVTGRTCLNVYVISNPKVEAKLISSPDKPENSEKMVGMSCSATGKPAPKITWHLPRILQQKPREYHIRLSNQTVTVISNFTHAHSKILQEYPITCVIQHPSLNRTLVLPIDSLAQGPDRSMAPAIAVVLGVLVPLTSLLFLVCLLICCLRHLYDPERNLTWPCWVLHACTKAKKGGQHRTAGRWASTVPPSPGVTLSSWPPYVCERETSCSSILGFQQTSCDLL, encoded by the exons ATGGATCAGTCATTTGCTTGTCTCGCTGAGGGTGCAGCTAAGATGATGGTTGCTTGTCTGCTTCTCTCCAGCATCTGGACCATTGCATCAG GCTCGGTGAAAGTGATGCACAGAAAGGTCCAGTCAGTCCAGGTAGGAGGAAACGTTACAATTTCATGCCAGTCAGTCATGAAAGAAGATGTGCTACAGGTGACCTGGCAGAAGGAAACAGATGGACCTGAAGACAACATAGCAACTTACAGTAAAATGAATGGCCAAAAGATAGCAAAGGGTTACGTTGGCCATGTGAGCTTTGCCCACAGTGAGTTACAAGCCTCGGCTATCTCCCTTCGTGGAGTCACCCTCCAAGATGAAGGATGCTACAAGTGCATCTTCAACACGTTCCCCTTGGGGGCTGTCACCGGCAGAACGTGTCTCAATGTTTACG TGATCTCAAATCCCAAAGTGGAGGCTAAGCTTATATCCAGTCCAGACAAACCTGAAAACTCTGAGAAAATGGTGGGGATGAGCTGCTCAGCAACAGGGAAGCCAGCTCCAAAAATTACCTGGCACCTTCCCAGGATCCTGCAGCAGAAACCGAGGGAGTACCACATCAGGCTCAGCAACCAGACTGTGACTGTCATCAGCAATTTCACCCACGCCCACTCCAAAATCCTCCAGGAATACCCGATCACCTGTGTGATCCAACATCCCTCCCTAAACAGGACCCTGGTCCTGCCCATTGATAGCCTGGCACAAG GTCCAGACAGAAGCATGGCACCGGCCATTGCTGTTGTGTTGGGGGTGCTGGTCCCCCTgacttcccttctctttctcgTCTGCCTCCTCATCTGCTGCCTCAGACACCTATATGACCCAGAAAGAAACCTAACCTGGCCATGTTGG GTCCTTCATGCCTGTACCAAAGCCAAGAAGGGTGGGCAGCACAGAACTGCAGGCAGGTGGGCTTCAACGGTGCCTCCCAGCCCTGGTGTGACGCTGAGCAGCTGGCCACCCTATGTGTGCGAGAGAGAAACTTCTTGCAGCAGCATCTTGGGATTCCAGCAAACCTCCTGTGACCTACTCTGA
- the LOC104056007 gene encoding OX-2 membrane glycoprotein isoform X2, whose protein sequence is MDQSFACLAEGAAKMMVACLLLSSIWTIASGSVKVMHRKVQSVQVGGNVTISCQSVMKEDVLQVTWQKETDGPEDNIATYSKMNGQKIAKGYVGHVSFAHSELQASAISLRGVTLQDEGCYKCIFNTFPLGAVTGRTCLNVYVISNPKVEAKLISSPDKPENSEKMVGMSCSATGKPAPKITWHLPRILQQKPREYHIRLSNQTVTVISNFTHAHSKILQEYPITCVIQHPSLNRTLVLPIDSLAQGPDRSMAPAIAVVLGVLVPLTSLLFLVCLLICCLRHLYDPERNLTWPCWHHASRPKLEPAEGVARGKQ, encoded by the exons ATGGATCAGTCATTTGCTTGTCTCGCTGAGGGTGCAGCTAAGATGATGGTTGCTTGTCTGCTTCTCTCCAGCATCTGGACCATTGCATCAG GCTCGGTGAAAGTGATGCACAGAAAGGTCCAGTCAGTCCAGGTAGGAGGAAACGTTACAATTTCATGCCAGTCAGTCATGAAAGAAGATGTGCTACAGGTGACCTGGCAGAAGGAAACAGATGGACCTGAAGACAACATAGCAACTTACAGTAAAATGAATGGCCAAAAGATAGCAAAGGGTTACGTTGGCCATGTGAGCTTTGCCCACAGTGAGTTACAAGCCTCGGCTATCTCCCTTCGTGGAGTCACCCTCCAAGATGAAGGATGCTACAAGTGCATCTTCAACACGTTCCCCTTGGGGGCTGTCACCGGCAGAACGTGTCTCAATGTTTACG TGATCTCAAATCCCAAAGTGGAGGCTAAGCTTATATCCAGTCCAGACAAACCTGAAAACTCTGAGAAAATGGTGGGGATGAGCTGCTCAGCAACAGGGAAGCCAGCTCCAAAAATTACCTGGCACCTTCCCAGGATCCTGCAGCAGAAACCGAGGGAGTACCACATCAGGCTCAGCAACCAGACTGTGACTGTCATCAGCAATTTCACCCACGCCCACTCCAAAATCCTCCAGGAATACCCGATCACCTGTGTGATCCAACATCCCTCCCTAAACAGGACCCTGGTCCTGCCCATTGATAGCCTGGCACAAG GTCCAGACAGAAGCATGGCACCGGCCATTGCTGTTGTGTTGGGGGTGCTGGTCCCCCTgacttcccttctctttctcgTCTGCCTCCTCATCTGCTGCCTCAGACACCTATATGACCCAGAAAGAAACCTAACCTGGCCATGTTGG CACCATGCTTCTAGACCCAAGCTGGAGCCTGCTGAGGGGGTTGCAAGGGGAAAACAATAG
- the C1H3orf52 gene encoding TPA-induced transmembrane protein: MSCLRACFRDRGLPTETEAMKRQGFGQEHEIIELQEDNMKESEADQDKPLNGQSRKERDDWKSCRKIVFWKCKLWMVITTIFLVFFLVILISLILYSNVYTDEDDYWDTDALLNTGNYRNFSGTLELMCGLPHLFSEDITKRLSDVYSSSPALGRYFRSAQVVYYSNASSTVFYQLEFSVPPSTEGFMENTMNPDFIRNVLRQNIYDEEDTFNPETSECDTLKLDPTSLTLT, encoded by the exons ATGAGTTGCCTCCGTGCTTGCTTCAGAGACAGAGGTCTTCCCACAGAAACAGAAGCTATGAAAAGGCAAGGCTTTGGTCAGGAGCATGAGATTATTGAATTACAAGAAGATAACATGAAGGAAAGTGAGGCTGATCAGGATAAGCCTCTAAATGGCCAATCAAGAAAG GAGAGAGATGACTGGAAATCATgcagaaaaatagttttctggAAGTGTAAACTGTGGATGGTTATAACTACAATTTTTCTAGTATTCTTCCTGGTCATTCTCATCAGCCTAATTCTTTATTCTA ATGTTTACACAGATGAGGATGACTATTGGGATACTGATGCACTACTAAATACTGGAAATTATCGCAATTTTTCAGGAACATTGGAGTTAATGTGTGGTCTGCCACACCTTTTCTCTGAAGACATTACTAAGAGG TTAAGTGATGTCTACAGTTCATCTCCAGCTCTAGGACGCTACTTTAGGTCAGCTCAGGTGGTTTATTACAG taatgCAAGCTCCACTGTATTTTATCAGCTAGAGTTTTCTGTACCACCATCAACAGAGGGTTTTATGGAAAACACAATGAACCCAGATTTTATAAGGAATGTTTTACGTCAAAATATTTATGATGAAGAAGATACTTTTAATCCCGAGACATCAGAATGCGACACATTAAAGCTTGATCCAACTTCTCTCACATTAACGT AG